Genomic window (Ostrea edulis chromosome 9, xbOstEdul1.1, whole genome shotgun sequence):
GTAGCTGGCATTATTCCCCAAGCTAAATATTCATACTAcatctgtacatgtagtataaattTGTAACATTGCAAAGTATCCGTCACTACTAGGCGGGTGTTCTAACTACTAAGCTACCCTGGCTGATATCATTAATGTAAATTGTTGCTTTCATATGTTGATATGGAAAACATAATATTAGAactaaaattatcattataatgttatgaatgtaatacatttattatgaatGATAACATATGGGGATAAAAAACtttaatatatacaatgtacttgatCGCCATGATGTATTTCTTTtgtcatcattttatttgatatacatataattaaaaTTGTGCGAGCCTTCTTTCCCTAGGTTAAAGTTCTGTGTATTTATAGGTATGCATCTCTGCCACCAGCTGTTCAGTGGGGACAACAAAATGAGGCAAAGGCACGCTCAGAGTATGTCAATCTGAAGACTGCCACAAACAACAAATTTAAAGTTGAGGATACAGGTCTCACATTGTGCACAGATAACTCATTTTTGGGTGCCTCCAGTGACGGGAGAGTTTTTGATGGTGACAGCATAGGTGTACTAGAGATTAAGTGTCCATACTCCATCAAGGGAACTCAAGTAACAACAATGGAAGTGAGTGAGATTATTGCAATGGGATGTCCAAATTTCTGTTTAGAATATAGTATGGAAGGACCACGTCTCAAAAAGAGCCACAGGTTTTATGCTCAAGTTCAGGGAGAAATGGCAATTATGCGATTACCATGGTGTGACTTTGTAGTATGGACAGATGCTGCTCAGAACAATATTTGTATTGacagaatatattttgattCAGAGTTTGTGTCCTCTATGATGCCTAGACTTATTGAATCTTATATGCATCACATTATCCAGTTACAGAACTCCAgataatttctattatttatctactttgaagatttttaatctGTTCAAATTCTGTTTTCCTGAGATATAGTCATAAGAGCAATGCCACTTTGAATTTTATTCTCCTAATGGATAGAAGTAATTCTTTTCCCAATTCAGAATTTGATAAACTTCATAATGCATATTTCTGCAAAAAATCCTCATCCTTAAATATCTGAAGCTCTGAagttacatttacaatgtatcatTTGAACTTATTGCTTTATAAAAGAAAAGTCTGACAATAAAGTTGAAATTTCAtcatacttgtatatatatatatatatatatatatatatatatatatagatatatattatgCACTTCTGACAGGAAagacaaatgattttttaaaatttgatttagatAACCACACATATCATTgtttgttgtacagtatacaaATGCCAAATCATGCAATGATCAACATGCataatcaataattcattaatcaaTAATTAATTAAGTTTTGAAAGAAATTACTTCATATAATCTATC
Coding sequences:
- the LOC125658572 gene encoding uncharacterized protein LOC125658572, encoding MSHLWNIPDHAPEAIKEMEVQDIEDPMVTRMKNLIFCEDNAPQITIDHELVEFIETSTRGQRTSEMWQKLHIGRLTSSIFGDVLKAGPNPKSLIKQIVEGSSLQKYASLPPAVQWGQQNEAKARSEYVNLKTATNNKFKVEDTGLTLCTDNSFLGASSDGRVFDGDSIGVLEIKCPYSIKGTQVTTMEVSEIIAMGCPNFCLEYSMEGPRLKKSHRFYAQVQGEMAIMRLPWCDFVVWTDAAQNNICIDRIYFDSEFVSSMMPRLIESYMHHIIQLQNSR